The window TATAGATTATACAAAGGGAATGGAAGCACTTTCAAATTCGTCCATGGTTATGCCCAATATTTTCTACGCCCAGGTTACACCCGACCTCTTTTATATTGGCTTCATACCCGGCGTTTTGGCTACAGTGCTGGGGACTATGCTAGCCGGTCTGGCCATATACAAGCGGGAAATGGCACAATTGTTTAAGGAATTGGAAACATGATCAAGATTCTTATTTCTTTTCTATCTTTTACATTTCTCGTTGCTCAAGCGGATGATATGTCCGTGCAGGATATTATCGAGGCTATGGACAATAACCTGAACGCAAAAAGCCGGATATTAACCAGTAAAATGATCGTCCATGGACGGCGCTCCAGCCGTACCATCGAATCCAAAAACTGGGTTGTTGGTATCGATCAGGCGTTTACTGAATACCTTTCTCCGCCTCGCGAAGCAGGGACAAAAATGCTCAAGTTGAATGATAAACTCTGGACCTACTCGCCCCAGACAGATCGGATGATCCAAATCTCCGGGCATATGCTCCGGCAATCGGTCATGGGTTCAGATATGTCCTACAACGATATGATGGAAGACCGCCCCCTGATGGAACTCTATGAAGCCACATTGGAGGGATCAGTAGAGATCGATGGACGAGATCATTGGATTATGTTGTTGGAGGCAAAAGTGAAAGGATTGTCCTATCCCATGCGCAGGGCATGGATCGATAAGGGATACCTGCTCCCTATGAAAGAGGAACTTTATGCCAAAAGCGGCAAGCTTTTAAAAACATCCACCATGGACGGCATAAAAAAGGTTCAGGACAGATGGTTCCCATCGAGATTCGTGTTTAAGGATGAGCTTAAACGGAATAGCAAAGGAACGGAATGGATAATAGAAGAAATTGAGTTTGATACGGAGATTCCTGATTCCCGTTTTTTGAAAGCGCGATTAAGAAAGTAAACAAATAAAAAGTGATAATGATTACGATAAATATCATCAAATTATTTTTATTATTAGGTCAACAAAGTTATACGTATATTTGTTCGGCGTTACCACTGAGGATTTTATAGAGGAGAATGTTAATACAATGAAACACACACTTTTTATTTTACAGATCTTTCTGTTTTCGATTGTTTTCGGACAGAATGAGAATGTAGAAGAACTTCAGTTTGAGTTTGAGGCGGATTCCATAGAACTGAATGTTGGTGAGACAAAAGAACTCACGATTAAACTTCTCAATGAAGATGGAGATCTTTCCCAAAATTCATTTTATGTATTTGGACAGAGACGTGCTTTATCCGTATCCCCCAGGACGAGCGATTCTACGGGTATTG of the Candidatus Neomarinimicrobiota bacterium genome contains:
- a CDS encoding outer membrane lipoprotein-sorting protein translates to MIKILISFLSFTFLVAQADDMSVQDIIEAMDNNLNAKSRILTSKMIVHGRRSSRTIESKNWVVGIDQAFTEYLSPPREAGTKMLKLNDKLWTYSPQTDRMIQISGHMLRQSVMGSDMSYNDMMEDRPLMELYEATLEGSVEIDGRDHWIMLLEAKVKGLSYPMRRAWIDKGYLLPMKEELYAKSGKLLKTSTMDGIKKVQDRWFPSRFVFKDELKRNSKGTEWIIEEIEFDTEIPDSRFLKARLRK